One region of Magnetospirillum sp. WYHS-4 genomic DNA includes:
- a CDS encoding CPBP family intramembrane metalloprotease codes for MAPAPDRPFSGREGLLALAAVAAGIALPFLASWLLFEVWTGRDFLDALGPQAPVLSSALLLGLSGLLIGGGALATAGSWRRLGLVSCRGIWLGAAPVLLFGVSAVTAWLQGEGAEAAAEVTSGALAPAGEIGLAGFAAMVLAAGLLVPAAEEMAFRGILYPWLRGRYGAALAIVGSALLFGLCHLQPDLALRAAVLGVVLAWVRERSGSLWPAIAAHAVNNSLAVIVHQAGWV; via the coding sequence ATGGCCCCCGCCCCTGACCGTCCCTTTTCCGGCCGCGAGGGCCTGCTGGCGCTGGCGGCCGTGGCGGCGGGCATCGCCCTGCCCTTCCTGGCGTCCTGGCTGCTGTTCGAGGTCTGGACGGGGCGCGATTTTCTGGATGCCCTGGGCCCCCAGGCACCGGTTCTGAGCAGCGCGCTCCTGCTCGGCCTGTCCGGCCTGCTGATCGGCGGCGGCGCCCTGGCGACGGCCGGAAGCTGGCGCCGGCTGGGCCTGGTATCCTGTCGCGGGATATGGCTGGGCGCGGCCCCGGTTCTTCTGTTCGGCGTGTCGGCCGTCACCGCCTGGTTGCAGGGCGAAGGGGCGGAAGCGGCGGCCGAAGTCACCTCCGGCGCCCTGGCCCCGGCGGGCGAGATCGGCCTTGCGGGCTTTGCCGCCATGGTGCTGGCGGCCGGCCTGTTGGTGCCGGCGGCCGAGGAGATGGCCTTCCGCGGCATCCTCTATCCCTGGCTGCGCGGCCGTTACGGGGCGGCGCTGGCGATCGTCGGCAGCGCGCTGCTGTTCGGCCTCTGCCACCTGCAGCCGGACCTGGCTCTGCGCGCCGCGGTGCTGGGCGTCGTGCTGGCCTGGGTGCGCGAGCGAAGCGGCTCCCTCTGGCCCGCCATCGCCGCCCACGCGGTCAACAACAGCCTGGCGGTGATCGTCCA
- a CDS encoding type II toxin-antitoxin system RatA family toxin — protein sequence MPRHAERRRLPYGSEQMFDLVADVERYPDFLPWCEALRIRGRLGGGTELVADMTIGFKALRETFTTRVSLQRPARIDVKYEQGPFKYLKNRWDFEADGEGRCTIDFEVDFQFRSRLLELAVGPVFGEATRRMVQAFEKRARMLYGPRP from the coding sequence ATGCCGCGTCATGCCGAACGCCGCCGCCTGCCCTACGGTTCCGAACAGATGTTCGACCTGGTGGCGGACGTGGAACGCTACCCCGACTTCCTGCCCTGGTGCGAAGCCTTGCGCATCCGCGGCCGCTTGGGCGGCGGGACGGAACTGGTGGCCGACATGACCATCGGCTTCAAGGCCCTGCGCGAGACCTTCACCACCCGGGTGAGCCTGCAACGGCCGGCCCGCATCGACGTGAAGTACGAGCAGGGCCCCTTCAAGTACCTGAAGAACCGCTGGGATTTCGAGGCGGATGGCGAGGGCCGCTGCACCATCGATTTCGAGGTCGATTTCCAGTTCCGTTCCCGGCTGCTGGAACTGGCCGTCGGGCCGGTCTTCGGCGAGGCGACCCGGCGCATGGTGCAGGCCTTCGAGAAGCGGGCCCGGATGTTGTATGGCCCCCGCCCCTGA
- the lipA gene encoding lipoyl synthase has protein sequence MTDIGTPRHPEKAGKPDHPSPRKPAWIRVKAPTSKEYGEVRQLLRDRHLHTVCEEAACPNIGECWSRRHATVMILGDVCTRGCAFCNVATGKPLPPDPLEPENLAATVAGMGLKHVVVTSVDRDDLEDGGAGQFARSIAAVRAVAPATTIEVLTPDFRDKPGALETVIAAGPDVFNHNLETVPRLYPAIRPGARYFVSLRLLQRAKELDSRTFTKSGIMVGLGEEKGEVLQVMDDLRAAGVDFLTIGQYLQPTPKHAAVARYVEPAEFEDLRTAGLAKGFLLVAASPLTRSSYHADRDFAALREARRARS, from the coding sequence ATGACCGATATCGGCACCCCCCGCCATCCCGAGAAGGCCGGCAAGCCCGACCACCCGAGTCCGCGCAAGCCGGCCTGGATCCGGGTCAAGGCGCCGACATCGAAGGAATACGGCGAGGTGCGCCAGCTGCTGCGCGACCGCCACCTGCACACGGTTTGCGAGGAAGCGGCCTGCCCCAACATCGGCGAATGCTGGTCGCGCCGCCATGCCACGGTGATGATCCTGGGCGACGTCTGCACGCGCGGCTGCGCCTTCTGCAACGTGGCCACCGGCAAGCCCCTGCCCCCCGATCCGCTGGAGCCGGAAAACTTGGCCGCCACGGTAGCCGGAATGGGCCTGAAGCACGTGGTGGTCACGTCCGTCGACCGCGACGACCTGGAAGACGGCGGGGCGGGCCAGTTCGCCCGGTCCATCGCCGCCGTCCGCGCCGTCGCGCCCGCCACCACCATCGAGGTCCTGACCCCCGACTTCCGCGACAAGCCGGGTGCCCTGGAAACCGTCATCGCCGCCGGACCGGACGTGTTCAACCACAACCTGGAAACCGTGCCCCGGCTCTATCCGGCCATCCGGCCGGGGGCCCGCTATTTCGTTTCCCTGCGCCTGTTGCAGCGGGCCAAGGAACTGGACTCGCGGACCTTCACCAAGTCGGGCATCATGGTCGGCCTGGGCGAGGAAAAGGGCGAGGTGCTGCAGGTCATGGACGATCTGCGCGCCGCCGGGGTGGACTTCCTCACCATCGGCCAGTACCTGCAGCCGACGCCCAAGCATGCGGCCGTCGCCCGCTACGTGGAGCCGGCGGAATTCGAGGACCTGCGGACCGCCGGCCTGGCGAAGGGCTTCCTGCTGGTGGCCGCCTCGCCCCTGACCCGGTCCTCCTACCATGCGGATCGCGACTTCGCCGCCCTGCGGGAAGCGCGCCGGGCCCGAAGCTGA